In Streptomyces sp. NBC_00448, the following are encoded in one genomic region:
- a CDS encoding alkyl/aryl-sulfatase: protein MGTARDNLIADGTGRTVWDLTAYGFLDGDCPDTVNPSLWRQGRLCADHGLFEVTEGIYQIRGFDLSNMTLVEGERGILVIDPLLTEETAAAGLALYREHRGDRPVTGVLYTHSHVDHFGGVRGVVTDQDIAGGVPIFAPLGFLEHAVSENVYAGTAMSRRSAYMYGAALPKGARGQISAGLGQTTSTGAVTLIPPTHDITRTGQTETVDGIRMVFQLTPGTEAPAELNIHFPDRSALCMAENATHNLHNLLTLRGAEVRDPHVWAAYLTEAVALFAGSSDVAFASHHWPVWGREELTRFLSEQRDLYAYLHDQTLRMLNQGLTGLEIAEAMRMPPALERAWHTHGYYGSVSHNTKAIYQRYLGWFDGNPAHLWEHPPVEAARRYVEFMGGADEVVRRARESFADGDFRWVAQVVNHVLFADPGHAGARELQADALEQLGYGSENGTWRNFYLMGALELRDGSVGTPIATASPDMLAALTLDQLFDSLAIRVDGPRSWDADIAVRWNIKGQDPVTLHLRNGVLTHTTGTGPAAADPQVEVTLTEADLRALLAGATAPADLAAQDGVKVTGHAGKLPELLSHLSAPDPGFAIVTP, encoded by the coding sequence ATGGGCACGGCGCGGGACAACCTGATCGCCGACGGCACCGGACGCACCGTGTGGGACCTGACCGCGTACGGCTTCCTGGACGGGGACTGCCCGGACACCGTGAACCCGAGCCTGTGGCGGCAGGGCCGGCTCTGCGCCGACCACGGCCTGTTCGAGGTGACCGAGGGCATCTACCAGATCCGCGGTTTCGACCTGTCCAACATGACGCTGGTCGAGGGCGAGCGCGGCATCCTCGTCATCGACCCGCTGCTGACCGAGGAGACCGCCGCCGCGGGCCTGGCCCTGTACCGGGAGCACCGCGGGGACCGCCCCGTCACCGGCGTGCTGTACACCCACAGCCACGTCGACCACTTCGGCGGGGTGCGCGGAGTCGTCACCGACCAGGACATCGCCGGCGGCGTACCGATCTTCGCCCCGCTGGGCTTTCTGGAGCACGCGGTCAGCGAGAACGTCTACGCCGGCACCGCCATGTCCCGCCGCTCCGCCTACATGTACGGCGCCGCCCTGCCCAAGGGCGCTCGCGGCCAGATCAGCGCGGGACTGGGCCAGACCACGTCGACCGGTGCGGTCACCCTGATCCCGCCGACGCACGACATCACCCGCACCGGGCAGACCGAGACCGTGGACGGCATCCGGATGGTCTTCCAGCTCACCCCGGGCACCGAGGCGCCGGCCGAGCTGAACATCCACTTCCCGGACCGTTCCGCCCTGTGCATGGCCGAGAACGCCACCCACAACCTGCACAACCTGCTGACCCTGCGCGGTGCCGAGGTCCGCGACCCGCACGTCTGGGCGGCCTACCTCACCGAGGCGGTCGCGCTGTTCGCGGGCTCCTCGGACGTCGCCTTCGCCTCCCACCACTGGCCGGTGTGGGGGCGGGAGGAGCTGACGCGTTTCCTGTCCGAGCAGCGTGACCTGTACGCGTACCTGCACGACCAGACGCTGCGCATGCTCAACCAGGGCCTGACCGGCCTGGAGATCGCCGAGGCGATGCGGATGCCGCCCGCCCTGGAACGCGCCTGGCACACGCACGGCTACTACGGCTCCGTCAGCCACAACACCAAGGCGATCTACCAGCGTTACCTGGGCTGGTTCGACGGCAACCCGGCCCACCTGTGGGAGCACCCCCCGGTCGAGGCGGCCCGCCGGTACGTGGAGTTCATGGGCGGCGCCGACGAGGTCGTGCGCCGGGCGCGGGAGTCCTTCGCCGACGGCGACTTCCGCTGGGTGGCCCAGGTGGTCAACCACGTGCTGTTCGCCGACCCCGGCCACGCCGGCGCCCGCGAGTTGCAGGCGGACGCGCTGGAGCAGCTCGGCTACGGCAGCGAGAACGGAACCTGGCGCAACTTCTACCTGATGGGCGCGCTGGAACTGCGGGACGGCTCGGTCGGCACCCCCATCGCGACCGCCTCACCCGACATGTTGGCCGCGCTGACCCTCGACCAGCTCTTCGACTCCCTCGCGATCCGCGTGGACGGCCCGCGCAGCTGGGACGCGGACATCGCCGTGCGCTGGAACATCAAGGGCCAGGACCCCGTCACCCTGCATCTGCGCAACGGCGTCCTCACCCACACCACCGGCACCGGGCCCGCCGCGGCCGACCCGCAGGTCGAGGTCACCCTCACCGAAGCGGACCTGCGCGCCCTGCTCGCCGGCGCCACGGCCCCCGCGGACCTCGCCGCCCAGGACGGCGTGAAGGTCACCGGCCACGCCGGCAAGCTGCCCGAACTCCTGAGCCACCTCTCCGCCCCCGACCCCGGCTTCGCCATCGTCACCCCCTGA
- a CDS encoding GAP family protein — translation MGDAIGQMLASAVGIAISPLPLIAVILMLATPKGRANGMAFTAGWIVALAVLVTVVVLVGSGGDASHGDGGPGRWTYWLKLALGLVFLVLGAGQWRRRPREGQEAAPPGWMRAIDGFSPAKSAGLAAALAVANPKNLVLAIGGAVSIAASGASTGGKTVAAVLMVLVASLCTLLPLGTYLLGGSRSEAVLGEWRTWMARHNAAIMTTVLVVLGAKYVGDAISGLTR, via the coding sequence GTGGGTGACGCGATCGGGCAGATGCTGGCGTCCGCCGTGGGGATCGCCATCAGTCCGTTGCCGCTGATCGCGGTGATCCTCATGCTGGCCACGCCGAAGGGACGCGCCAACGGCATGGCGTTCACCGCCGGATGGATCGTGGCGCTCGCCGTGCTGGTCACGGTGGTGGTGCTGGTCGGCTCGGGCGGGGACGCCTCCCATGGCGACGGTGGGCCGGGGCGCTGGACGTACTGGCTCAAACTCGCGCTCGGGCTGGTGTTCCTGGTGCTGGGCGCCGGGCAGTGGCGCCGGCGTCCGCGCGAGGGGCAGGAGGCGGCGCCGCCCGGGTGGATGCGGGCGATCGACGGTTTCTCGCCCGCCAAGTCCGCCGGTCTGGCCGCGGCGCTCGCGGTGGCCAACCCGAAGAACCTGGTCCTCGCGATCGGGGGCGCCGTCTCCATCGCCGCCTCCGGCGCGAGCACGGGCGGCAAGACCGTCGCCGCCGTCCTGATGGTGCTCGTCGCGTCGCTGTGCACCCTGCTGCCGCTGGGCACGTACCTGCTGGGCGGCAGCCGGTCCGAGGCCGTACTGGGGGAGTGGCGCACCTGGATGGCCCGGCACAACGCGGCGATCATGACGACGGTGCTGGTCGTCCTGGGCGCCAAGTACGTCGGCGACGCGATCAGCGGTCTGACCCGGTGA
- a CDS encoding YidH family protein — MAGDDDPATGSGRDDAHRSTAEGAWWERGEEPDYRATLANERTLLAWSRTALALLAASFAVVKLTVITPRGLRLALGAYLVALSGGVTVTGYVQWRVRQARMRHRLPLGRLVSPPVLTAALLVLAGFVVAVIVIAS, encoded by the coding sequence ATGGCCGGGGACGACGACCCGGCCACCGGGTCCGGACGCGACGACGCCCACCGGTCGACCGCGGAGGGCGCGTGGTGGGAGCGGGGCGAGGAACCCGACTACCGGGCCACCCTGGCCAACGAGCGCACCCTGCTGGCCTGGTCGCGTACCGCGCTGGCGTTGCTGGCCGCCTCGTTCGCCGTCGTCAAGCTCACCGTCATCACCCCGCGCGGCCTGCGGCTGGCGCTGGGCGCTTACCTCGTCGCTCTGTCGGGCGGCGTCACGGTCACCGGATACGTCCAGTGGCGCGTCCGCCAGGCCCGGATGCGCCACCGGCTGCCCCTGGGCCGCCTCGTGAGCCCGCCCGTGCTCACCGCGGCCCTGCTGGTGCTCGCCGGTTTCGTCGTCGCGGTCATCGTCATCGCGTCGTGA
- a CDS encoding SulP family inorganic anion transporter has protein sequence MAVRAHLPVRVRSMLSGVSGPGARGDLLGALTAWALIVPECVAYAQIAGVPPQNAFYAAPVALVAYVLLGRSRFLIIGATSAAAVLSGATVAGITSDPKRAVGLSAALAVVAGGVLLAAGLARLGFVTNFLAEPALYGFLFGMALTIVVRQAAKIVGVSSGDGQFFPRLWTLLRHLPDWSLASLVVGAAALAALFALERYVPRLPASLVVLVVALAVSAAAGLKDHGVEVVGKIPSAVPVPHLPGIPAADWWKLVGGACGVSLVVFAEAFSIASRFARGHGDEVDGNREMAAVGFANVAVGFVRGFAVSGSASRSAAAESAGARSQLTSLIAAVLILLTGAFLTPLFTDLPEPVLGAIVIVAVRGFLSTSELRRYARADRASLGVALTALTGVLLFDLLPGLLLAVALSLVLFIAAASTAHLSVLGRLPGGRLYGDTAQHPGATTVPGVLATRLDGALFFGNSDRTRLGLLALASAAHPRPHTVVLDLGASYHLGVPVLDTLDELRTALDRQGSALHLAGLRAVARPAFDHHRLAARLGPDAVHATVEDAIAAVARPPAGSQK, from the coding sequence GTGGCCGTACGAGCGCACTTGCCGGTCCGCGTCCGGTCGATGCTGTCCGGCGTGAGCGGCCCGGGCGCCCGAGGTGACCTGCTCGGCGCGCTGACCGCCTGGGCCCTGATCGTCCCGGAGTGCGTGGCGTACGCGCAGATCGCGGGGGTGCCGCCGCAGAACGCCTTCTACGCCGCGCCGGTCGCCCTGGTCGCGTACGTCCTGCTCGGCCGCTCCCGGTTCCTGATCATCGGGGCGACCTCCGCGGCGGCGGTGCTGTCGGGTGCGACGGTCGCGGGCATCACCTCGGACCCGAAGCGGGCGGTGGGCCTGTCAGCGGCGCTCGCGGTGGTCGCGGGCGGTGTGCTGCTGGCCGCGGGGCTGGCCCGACTCGGGTTCGTGACGAACTTCCTCGCCGAACCGGCGCTGTACGGCTTCCTTTTCGGGATGGCGCTGACCATCGTGGTCCGCCAGGCCGCGAAGATCGTCGGGGTGTCCAGCGGCGACGGGCAGTTCTTCCCCCGCCTGTGGACGCTGCTGCGGCACCTGCCCGACTGGTCGCTCGCCTCGCTGGTCGTCGGGGCCGCGGCACTGGCGGCGCTGTTCGCGCTGGAGCGCTACGTCCCCAGGCTCCCCGCGTCCCTCGTGGTGCTGGTCGTGGCGCTGGCGGTGTCCGCGGCGGCCGGGCTGAAGGACCACGGGGTGGAGGTGGTCGGGAAGATCCCCTCGGCCGTACCGGTGCCCCACCTGCCCGGTATCCCGGCCGCGGACTGGTGGAAGCTGGTCGGCGGGGCCTGCGGGGTGTCGCTGGTGGTGTTCGCCGAGGCGTTCAGCATCGCCTCGCGGTTCGCGCGCGGGCACGGCGACGAGGTGGACGGCAACCGGGAGATGGCGGCGGTCGGATTCGCGAACGTCGCCGTCGGCTTCGTCCGCGGCTTCGCCGTCTCCGGCAGCGCCTCGCGCAGCGCCGCCGCCGAGTCCGCCGGGGCGCGCTCCCAGCTGACCTCGCTGATCGCCGCCGTGCTCATCCTGCTCACCGGCGCCTTCCTCACCCCGCTCTTCACCGACCTGCCCGAGCCGGTGCTCGGCGCGATCGTGATCGTCGCCGTCCGCGGCTTCCTGTCCACCTCCGAACTGCGGCGCTACGCCCGAGCGGACCGGGCGAGCCTGGGGGTGGCGCTGACCGCGCTGACCGGGGTGCTGCTCTTCGACCTGCTGCCCGGGCTGCTACTGGCGGTGGCGCTGTCACTGGTGCTGTTCATCGCCGCCGCCAGCACCGCGCACCTGTCGGTCCTGGGCCGGCTGCCCGGCGGCCGGCTGTACGGCGACACCGCGCAGCACCCCGGCGCGACCACCGTCCCCGGGGTCCTCGCCACCCGGCTGGACGGCGCCTTGTTCTTCGGCAACTCCGACCGCACCCGGCTGGGCCTGCTCGCGCTGGCCTCGGCCGCCCACCCCCGACCCCACACCGTCGTCCTCGACCTGGGCGCGAGCTACCACCTCGGTGTCCCCGTCCTGGACACCCTCGACGAGCTGCGCACCGCCCTCGACCGTCAGGGCAGCGCCCTGCACCTCGCCGGTCTGCGCGCGGTGGCCCGCCCCGCGTTCGACCACCACCGGCTCGCCGCCCGGCTCGGCCCCGACGCCGTGCACGCCACCGTCGAGGACGCCATCGCCGCGGTCGCCCGGCCGCCGGCCGGATCGCAGAAGTGA
- a CDS encoding DUF2254 domain-containing protein, whose product MRNLLSATGRRRSRRSPRATWPNRGLAVALVAAGALLGWWLPHLERTRNLGGLSYDASAAQATLGAIASGIITLTGFVLTAVTLVVQSVQSMSSRLAGVLGFFERSLVLFGALTGTAVYSLVVLAQVREHHVPDLAVTLAIVFVVLSTGTILRTLAGLREVITGGGLVRAVGQRLHEALDRVWQDAAAAEPSTGPAAGPEPEGAVVAATGGGVVQHIDGPAIAAAAAGSGLHVTCLTAVGSFVEPGEPLLRVTPGPPAESDARRLVRAVRLGPSRRIDHDPAYGLRLLVDVAIRALSPAVNDPTTAVQALDQIEAALLRLAPRPLGPATLRDRDGAALVTIPRPGWSQLLDLALAEILGYGAGSLQVQRRLRALLDTVERTIPPARAATLTPYRAILDRAARDFPDPTMSEAATTPDPQGIGGPAPTP is encoded by the coding sequence ATGCGCAACCTGCTGTCCGCCACCGGCCGCCGCCGCTCCCGCCGCTCACCCCGCGCGACGTGGCCCAACCGCGGCTTGGCCGTCGCGCTCGTGGCCGCCGGGGCGCTGCTGGGCTGGTGGCTGCCGCACCTGGAACGGACCAGGAACCTCGGCGGCCTGTCCTACGACGCGTCCGCCGCGCAGGCCACCCTCGGGGCGATCGCGTCGGGCATCATCACCCTCACCGGTTTCGTGCTGACCGCCGTCACCCTGGTCGTCCAGTCCGTGCAGAGCATGTCGTCCCGGCTCGCCGGGGTGCTGGGCTTCTTCGAGCGTTCGCTGGTGCTGTTCGGCGCGCTGACCGGCACGGCCGTGTACTCCCTCGTCGTCCTCGCGCAGGTCCGCGAGCACCATGTGCCGGACCTGGCGGTCACGTTGGCCATCGTCTTCGTCGTCCTGTCCACGGGCACGATCCTGCGCACGCTCGCCGGGCTGCGGGAGGTGATCACCGGCGGCGGCCTCGTCCGCGCGGTCGGGCAGCGGCTGCACGAGGCACTCGACCGCGTCTGGCAGGACGCGGCAGCAGCGGAGCCGTCCACAGGGCCGGCTGCCGGGCCCGAACCGGAGGGTGCCGTGGTCGCCGCGACCGGCGGCGGCGTCGTCCAGCACATCGACGGTCCCGCCATCGCGGCGGCCGCCGCCGGCAGCGGCCTGCACGTCACCTGCCTGACGGCCGTCGGCAGCTTCGTCGAACCCGGCGAGCCCCTCCTGCGCGTCACCCCCGGGCCGCCGGCCGAGTCCGACGCACGACGCCTGGTCCGCGCCGTACGCCTCGGGCCCTCCCGCCGTATCGACCACGACCCCGCGTACGGGCTGCGCCTGCTCGTCGACGTCGCGATCCGCGCCCTGTCACCCGCCGTCAACGACCCGACCACCGCCGTCCAGGCCCTCGACCAGATCGAAGCGGCCCTGCTGCGCCTCGCCCCCCGGCCGCTCGGCCCGGCCACCCTCCGCGACCGCGACGGCGCCGCCCTCGTCACCATCCCCCGCCCCGGCTGGAGCCAGCTCCTCGACCTGGCCCTCGCGGAGATCCTCGGCTACGGAGCCGGCTCCCTCCAGGTCCAGCGCCGCCTGCGGGCCCTGCTCGACACGGTGGAGCGGACCATCCCGCCCGCCCGCGCCGCCACCCTCACCCCCTACCGCGCCATCCTGGACCGCGCCGCCCGCGACTTCCCGGACCCGACCATGTCCGAAGCCGCCACCACCCCCGACCCCCAGGGCATCGGCGGCCCCGCCCCCACCCCATAA